The genome window AATAACTCTGCAAAGTGGTCTAACGCAGGTGGtgtctttttaaatataaacacacatCTATTCTGTCTTCATCAGATCGAGAGAATCAATCCATGCTCATCACGTAAGTTTcacctgctttattttttattttatttttaaatttggtCTTGTTTCAAGCCACAAATTTGGGAAGAAATACACATCTTACACACGTACAACAATTTTAAAGATTTGATttgaagatttttttgttttttcctccattttttatttttctctgactGAACCTTGTTCcttcctttttaatttttttacccCACTTGTAACATGCAGTGTACGTGTACCAGTTTTGTGAGCAGTTTTTACTGTGTCTGTTTGTATGTAcactttgttatttttttacacTCCTATAGCGGAGAATCCGGTGCTGGCAAAACTGTCAACACGAAACGTGTCATTCAGTATTTTGCCATTGTGGCAGCTCTCGGGGATACACCTGCCAAAAAAGGAGTAAGGCCGATGTGGCAACCCGTATTTTTGTTTCCTCccgttttttaatcttttttttttgtttttttgcttcatttaatttttattttcttcctcttttttttggtCCCAGGACCCCTTAAAACCATGTCCATACATTTTCCTCACTGTCAACATGGTGAATGTGAGAACTGATTACATTCATGTCTGAGTCTCTACCTTCATGTGTTGTGTTCCAGCTGCTCCACTCTGCtttcttattgtttttaatcattccttttttcctctccccttttcccttttttatggCTCAgaattttaattttctcttcttttccccttttgctttaattttttttgggaCTTTTCCGTGTTGTTTGATGCTCCCCTTTTTCTTCCCTCCGTTCATCATAAGAAACATggtggcctttttttttttttttttttttaccacagcTTTAACACCAAGTTTCTAATTTTCCAGTCGATCATGGTGTTCCCCTTTGATTGTGAGAGCATTATTCAGTCATGGCTTCTGTGATATGACACTCACACTCTTTTCCCCTTCTTTCTTTACAGCAAGGTCCTGCAACCAAAACTGGGGTGAGTTTAGCAGCAAAATAAACACAACTGTCAAAAATTACTTTGTGttggcattttttttatattacactttttttttctttgcagggGACTCTGGAGGATCAGATCATTGAGGCGAATCCTGCCATGGAGGCGTTTGGTAATGCCAAAACGCTAAGGAATGACAACTCATCCCGATTTGTGAGTAACTGGAAACTGTACTTAGTCTAAAACAGAGTTTATGGATTGAAACATATTTGGAATTCTCTTAATggtgattatttattttaaactcgATGATTTCTTACGTCTGCAGGGCAAATTCATTAGGATCCACTTTGGTCCTACTGGCAAACTGGCCTCAGCTGACATTGACATATGTGAGTAAATAAAAGCGCAGAGTGATTAAAACCACACAGTTCTCAGTTTGTTTCATGTCCCACACAAACATGTCCTTCAGATCTTCTGGAAAAATCCAGAGTTATATTCCAGCAGCCTGGTGAGAGAAGCTACCACATCTACTACCAGATCATGTCACAGAAGAAACCAGAACTCTTAGGTTAGTTACTCTGGTTACTTTGGATATTTAGATACTGTGTACTACTGCTGATCtgcaaaatgattttaaaaacctttgtttTCCAGACATGCTGCTGGTGTCGTCCAACCCATATGACTACCACTTCTGCTCCCAGGGCGTGACGACTGTCGAGAACCTGAATGATGGGCTGGAGCTGATGGCCACTGATGTAAACTTTTATCCTCTTCGctgataaacaaaacaaaacaaaaaaacaaacccaaacctGTACGCTGAATAGATTTGCAAAGTTGTGAGCGTTGCTTTCTTGATCTCTTACAGCATGCCATGGACATCCTGGGCTTCCTACCAGAGGAGAAGTATGGCTGCTATAAAATAGTCGGAGCCATCATGCACTTTGGCAACATGAAATTCAAGCAAAAGCAGCGCGAGGAACAGGCGGAGGCCGACGGCACTGAAAGTAAGAACCTGTAGTCTGCAAGGAGTGAGcataaaagaatgaaaagaaaccATGCAGTTAAAACAGGGGTCATGTTTCACACGTTTTTCATCTCCCTTTCTGCTACCAGATGCAGACAAAGCCTCATACCTGATGGGAGTCAGTTCAGCTGACCTCATCAAGGGCCTCCTCCACCCAAGGGTGAAGGTGGGAAATGAGTATGTTGTGAAGGGACAGAATGTTGAACAGGTGAGGAGACGCAGTGTctcatgtctgtgtttttgttaagCGTAAAGAGGCATAATCCACCCCATAATAATCATACAAACATCTATTAGTACAGTGGAGTAAAAGTTCAGTGGTTGCTCTCCTACCGCTAGGCTAATGGAAGGACGGCTTCTTAATCCTCAGTCAATACACTCACCTCTCAACACACACTAGAATATGGTTTTCAAACAACAGAGGCCATCCACGTGAATGATAGTATtccttctttgtgtgtgtgtgtgtgtgtgtgtgtaactgtgcTTGGGTGCTGAAGGTTACCTATGCAGTCGGAGCTTTGGCCAAAGCCACGTATGACCGCATGTTCAAATGGCTCGTGGGGCGCATCAACCGGACCCTGTACACCTCCCTCCCTCGCCAGTACTTCATAGGAGTCTTGGACATTGCAGGGTTTGAGATCTTTGATGTGAGTTGATCTGCATGAAAGTTCAAATAACAGTCATACAGATAAaagttgaaaaaataaaactagttcAACACTTGCGTGATGATACGTCTTTTTGTAACCTGATCGTTCCTCGCCGTAGCTCACACTGCAATGACTCGGCAACGCTGCAGGCTGATCTgtaacagttcctcctgttttTCATGCTCCTGTGGTGTCTCCTCTGAAcacctgttcttttttcttttttcttccattGAAGCTCAACAGCTTTGAGCAGCTGTGCATCAACTTCACGAATGAGAAACTGCAACAGTTTTTCAACCACCACATGTTCATCCTGGAGCAGGAAGAGTACAAGAGAGAGGGTATCGAATGGACCTTCATCGATTTCGGGCTGGACCTTCAAGCGTGCATTGATCTCATTGAAAAGGTGAGCACAGCGTTGTGCTGTTACACATGTGAGGGCTTATAGAGACTAACATGCTGTGTTTGGTGCAGCCGCTGGGCATCATGTCCATCCTTGAAGAGGAGTGCATGTTCCCAAAGGCTTCAGATAACAGCTTTAAAGCCAAGATGTATGACAATCACCTTGGCAAGTCACCAAACTTCCAAAAACCACGGCCAGACAAGAAGCGCAAGTTCGAGGCCCATTTTGAACTGGTGCACTACGCTGGAGTAGTAAGTTGGTTTTCACAAGAGCAATTCTACAAGataacattttacatttaataCATTACCTGTTTAtacatttgcatttgtttgtttatttgtaggTACCGTACAACATTTTTGGCTGGTTAGACAAAAATAAGGACCCACTGAATGAGACAGTGGTGGCTTGTTTCCAAAAGTCTGCCAACAAGCTGCTTGCTTCTCTGTATGAGAATTACGTTGGCTCTGACTCAGGTACAGTTTGGATTCTGATGGATGACtaaagaatgaataaatgatgtTTTAATCGTTTATTAATTTAGTAATCCTTCCTTTGACACCCTTGCAGCGCCTGACCCCAAGGCAGGTGgcaaggaaaagaggaagaaggcaGCCTCCTTCCAGACTGTGTCCCAGCTTCATAAGGTGAGGCTGATGTGGCTGCTGCAGGGCTTGTGGAAAAACACTGAAGCTGGAAGCAAATGCACTGAGAGGCTTTAATGCAGGTGTTTAGTGCAAAATTGTGGATGTCACTGGAGCATGGGGACGGAGGCAGTTAAGACTTGCAGTGATGTTTAGGGCAATGATCACATGAACATCACTTTAAGTCTGTGCTGGCTCCTCTCTTCTTTACTTCAAGGATTTCTCATGTGAGCGTCACAGAGTAACAGGTTTTGCATGGTTGATGTCTTTGGTATTTTAACAGATTATtcaaagtatttttattcactcATTTGGTTTGCTGTGATTCTTTGTTCCtgcaggaaaatctgaataagcTGATGACCAACCTCCGGAGCACGCAGCCCCATTTTGTTCGCTGCATCATCCCTAATGAGACCAAGACTCCAGGTAAACCGAAACGTAATCATCACATATTACCAGCTGATTAAAACCAATATGGACTTTTGGACACCACGACTCATGTTTGAAACCTGTTCTGCACAGGGATCATGGATGCATTTCTTGTGCTGCACCAGCTGCGCTGTAACGGCGTGCTGGAAGGCATCAGGATCTGCAGGAAGGGCTTTCCTAACCGGATCCTCTACGCCGAGTTCAAGCAGCGGTAAGATATGCGCACACATCACTCAGATCACATAAGAGATATCGCGGTGCTATCATGGTCCTTTTTGTTTGGTAATCATTCAATCAGCTACCGCATCCTGAACCCACACGCCATCCCAGATGACAAGTTTGTGGACAGCAGGAAAGCAGCGGAGAAGCTGCTGGCCTCCCTGGACATCGACCACAGCCAGTACAGATTTGGACACACAAAGGTGTCtattttatttgatatttttctATGTTTCTCATAATTTATACACAGTACATTTTTTAAGATTAAATTGAAACAGTACATAAAATTCTCCATATACATATTTACACACAAAGggataaattaaaattaataataataattaatcaaAATGCTAATAGTGTATAACACAGATTTTTTATATTAGCTATTAAACAATTTAACAattcaaatgcatttatttagaaggtttctgtgtttttctttaatacaAATATGAATATATTTTACTTAGTACATTTTTATTGTGGCTGTATTCCTTGGCTGTGTCAAAGTTAAAATGATTTTTGAAATTGAAAGTTAATCGACCATTTGATTATGCAAATAAAAATCTTTGTAATCCACACTTTTTAGTTTGTATTTTGTAATTAAAGCAGTGTCTCTTTTCATGTAGGTGTTCTTCAAAGCAGGCTTGCTGGGTCACCTCGAAGAGATGAGGGATGAGCGTTTGGCCAAAGTCTTGACGCTGTTCCAGGCGGCCGCTCGTGGCAAAATCATGAGGATGGAGCTGCTGAAGATGACGGAAaggaggtaaaaaaaagaaaagaaaagaaaaagaaaaaagaaaaagtaattttGCTCATTACTCTAAAAGAAGAGAAAGTGTGTTAATGAACACCAGTCTTCGAGCTCCACCTTACAGGAAGGTGAAGACATGAGTACAAAAAGCAGACCTCCAACAGTTGCTCCTCCGAACAGGTTTAATAGAGCCCGGTGAGCCGCCAGCCCCCCGGCCTGTGATACACTATACCTTATCGTTCACTCCCTCGCTCAAGTATGTTTGGCATGCAAGGGCAGTGTTATCGGCGTGTGTGAGGCGTGTGCTTGTCCTTGTATGGTTACCAGTTATGCGTGTGGCCCTGCTGTTAATAAGGGCTGCATGCCCCCCTCATCTCTCTCCCGCACACCCCACGCTCGCAGGTCTCTGGCCATTCTCTCCCTCTGCTTTCTCTAAATGAAACAATGCGGACGGTGTCCTCAGAGCCAGGTGGCGACATGTGTCAAGTGGCAGCTGCTCCGGGCCTCCCTAAAAATACAACCATCAccaccacccccacccaccccaccCCTTCCCTGGATGCCCAATGGCCCCTGGCCCCTTTTGTCCACGGCGCCTGTACTTCTAAGTGTGTGCATTGATGGGATAGGTGGCGGGTGACAGAGGATTAAAGCTGGCTGTCGGACAGAGGGCTTTAGTttctaaataaacacaaacGCTCACCTTTGAGAGGCACCCGGCACGGAGTCATGTCAAAAACGCAATCAGCCCCTCAACCCTCCCGCACAACCACCACCTCCCAACCCTTGCAAGCGCACGCTCGCCCAAACCCTCTAAACATTGACGCGAAGTCCTTGACTAATCTGCTCCGGGTCCATATTTAGGGCTGTGAGACACCATCCTGCTGAGACTAAATCAATCTGGCTACCCTGTTTGGCCAGAGTCGTGAAACATCAAAAGCAGCATTAGGTGTATGATTTCATGTGGCATCCATCTGTGTATGATTAGATACAAGGGAGTGGATACTCGCAGGGTTAGTGCCAAAAAATCAAGCGCCAAGAAGAAGTCGATAAATAAACGGGGAAAGCCCGGGATAAATCTCTCTGACCTAACCGCCCTGCGGTATAACATTTAGGATTTTAACTTTGCATCCACTGAACTTTCGAGCAGACTTGGCATCATGTGACACTACTTTAGCTACCTAATATATCCATTTATTTAAGTTTTCTATTTGAACTTCTTATCTGTAGCTTTTAGTTGTTTAAACCATTTATTCTGCAccttttattcatttcaaatATAACACTTTTAGCTCTCCAGTTAATATATCATTCTCTTTACTCGACCTTTCCCTGATTACATGCTCCCAGTAGAAGTGATCACAGGGAACAAAAACTACATTtatatttacttttaatttacTGAAATAACATTAAAGCTACACAAATTTAATTCATGTTTGCTCACATAAATATatagaaaatttttttttttccagtcaaaATGTCACATGACTGTGATGTAGTTGTTTGCGTTGAGAGATCCGTTCTGAAAGTTTACCCCTGGTAAAAACATTGCCTGTATAAGCATTAAAACTAATAGGAAAAAATGACCGAACactaaaacagcttttttttgtCAATTAAATTATGTTATATAAAACTAATTTAGCTACACAACAGgttttaaacaaagaaaaccttttgttgatgttttcaGAGAGGCTCTGATGATCATCCAGTGGAACATCCGGGCCTTCAACGCCGTCAAGCACTGGCCCTGGATGAAGCtcttcttcaaaataaaacccctCCTGAAGAGCGTCGCTAACGAGAAAGAGCTGGCGTCTCTGAAGGAGGAGCTGGCCAAGCTGAAGGAAGCTCTGGAAAAATCTGAAATGAAACGGAAGGAGCTGGAAGAGCGGCAGGTCAGCCTGATCCAAGAGAAAAATGACCTCTCTCTACAGCTGCAAGCCGTGAGTTTTTCTCCTGATGTGCGGTATTTACACATTCAGCCTTTACACACACTGGCGTAGTGAGAAATTTGCTAAAGATGTACTTTTTCTTCCTCACAGGAGCAGGACAACCTGGCAGACGCTGAGGAACGCTGTGACCTGCTCATCAAGACTAAGATCCAGCTGGAGGCCAAAGTCAAGGAACTCCTGGAAAGACTGGAGGACGAGGAAGAGATGAGCTCTAATGTGCTCGCTAAGAAGCGCAAGCTGGAGGATGAGTGTGCCGAGCTGAAGAAGGATATAGACGATCTGGAGATCACCCTGGCTAAACTGGAAAAGGAGAAGCATGCCACTGAGAACAAGGTAAGAAAAATGGATGAGAAAGAGCAGTAAGCTTCCTCCAGGGGGCGCTAAGAGGCCAGAGAAAGGACCACAGCATGCACAGTGGACAGGAGTTCAGTTTCTCACTGGCTGATTGTTAAactcatttttaatctttttattttgcagGTGAAAAACCTAATTGAGGAAATGGCAGCTCTGGATGAAACCATACTGAAGCTGACCAAGGAGAAGAAGGCTCTTCAGGAGGCTCATCAGCAGACTCTGGATGACCTACAGGCAGAGGAGGACAAAGTCAACACTCTGACCAAAGCAAAGGCTAAGCTGGAGCAACAAGTAGATGATGTGAGTTTAAgactaaacacagaaacaaagtgCTGTTACACCATTTAGTCAAAATTGTaagatgttttctttctgtggtTCATCAGCTGGAAGGCTCTTTGGAACAAGAGAAAAAGCTACGTATGGACCTGGAACGAGTCAAACGTAAGCTGGAGGGAGATCTAAAGCTCTCTTTAGAGTCTGTGATGGACTTGGAGAATGACAAACAGCAACTTGAAGAGAAGCTGAAAAAGTGAGGATTGTCCCATAATCGCAGATAAACCATCTTTTAAACTATAAAGAGTGAATGATAAAGAACGATTCCCGAACATTTTCCCAACAGAAAAgactttgaaatgaatgaaattagCACAAGGATAGAAGATGAGCAAGCATTGTCCAATCAGCTTCAGAAGAAGATAAAGGAGCTGCAGGTGAAAATGAGCCTTAGCGTCTAGTAGAGCAGATGTGAGCCACCATCACAAAGTAACTGACTGTCGCTTTTCTCCAGGCTCGCATCGAGGAGTTGGAAGAGGAGCTAGAGGCCGACAGGGCTTACAGGGCTAAAGTGGAGAAGCAGCGCGGGGACGTGGCCCGTGAGCTGGAGGAGCTGAGCGAGCGCCTGGAGGAGGCCGGTGGAGCCACCTCGGCCCAGATCGAGATGAACAAGAAGAGAGAGGCGGATTTTCTGAAGCTGCGGCGGGACCTGGAGGAAGCCATGCTGCACCACGAGGCCACGACCGCAGCTTTGCGGAAGAAGCACGCCGACACCGTGGCAGAGCTGAGCGAGCAGATTGACAGCCTGCAGAGGGTTAAGCAGAAACTGGAGAAAGAGAGGAGCGAGGCCAAGATGGAGGCCGATGACCTGGCCTCGACTGTGGAGCAGCTCTCCAGGGGCAAGGTATAGATAGAGATTTAAACTAGTACGGGAATTGCATTTATATTTGTGGCGAAATCAAAGAATTTGCATCTACTCAACAGGCCACTTCAGAGAAGACGTGCCGACTCTATGAAGATCAAATGAACGAGGCTAAAGCCAAGGTGGAGGAGCTCCAGAGGCAGCTCAGTGAAACCAGCACACAAAAGGCCCGTGCTCAGGCTGAGAGTGGTAAGAGGCTATAATTTGATCTAAAAATCTCACAGATTTCATAGACTCATAAGTAATGCCTGTAACTGCTTAACTCCACTATGCAGCCGAGCTGGGCAGGAAGCTTGAGGAGCGAGAGGGCATGGTGTCCCAGCTCCAACGTGCCAAAAACTCCTTCAGCCAGAGCGTGGAGGAGCTCAAGAAACAGCTTGAGGAGGAGAATAAGGTCAGCTCCCAATTGATCAGTTCATCAGTCAAAACTTACCGGCTCACTCGGCGTGTGTTGAGAGTTCCTCCAGTTAAATTAACTCCTTTTCTACCATCATAACTGATCTCTTAAGGCCAAGAGCGCCTTGGCCCATGCTCTCCAATCGTCTCGGCACGACTGTGATCTCCTAAGAGAGCAGTACGATGAAGAGCAGGAGACCAAGgctgacctgcagagagctctgTCCAAAGCCAACGCTGAGGTGGCTCAGTGGAGGACAAAGTATGAAACTGATGCCATCCAGAGGACTGAGGAGCTGGAGGAAGCCAAGTGAGCGTGATGTGGTTTTTAACTTGCAAAATTCGATGGCGCCACGTGATTATTTTGAGAGCTGACTTTCAGTTCTGTTTGCCTCTCATTAGAAAGAAGCTGGTGGCACGCCTACAGGAGGCTGAAGAGAGTGTAGAAGCTTCCAATGCCAAGTGCTCCTCCCTGGAGAAGACGAAACATCGACTCCAGACAGAGATCGAAGACCTGGTCATTGATCTGGAACGTGCCAATGCTGCGGCTGCTGCCCTGGACAGAAAGCAGCGGAACTTTGACAAGGTACTGGCAATGACAAGGACCCTACATCATCAGTACTGCATTCCTGATGTGACCTACTTTGGTGAATTATCTTTGCATTCTTTAGGGAATATCACCCTATTTTTGCACCTCAATCTAGACCCTCTGAGAAGCAATGCTAATAAAAAGCCAAAGAAAACCTTTAATTGTCCCTTCCAGGTGCTAGCTGAATGGAAGCAGAAGTACGAAGAGTCCCAGTCAGAGCTGGAGACCTCTCAAAAAGAGTCTCGTGGCCTGAGCACAGAGCTCTTTAAACTGAAGAACACCTATGAGGAGACCTTGGAACATCTGGAGACCATCAAAAGGGAGAACAAGAACCTCCAAGGTACACATGGCATCATTAAAATTCAGCTGGAATTTACAGAAAGGTTTTCCCTTGACgtaaatttaaatataatactTTCACATATCTTCTCCACCAGAGGAGATTGCTGACCTTTCAGATCAAATCAGTCAGGGAGGAAAAACCATTCACGAGCTGGAAAAGATAAAGAAGGGTCTGGACATCGAGAAAAGTGAGATTCAAGCTGCACTAGAGGAAGCTGAAGTAAGCAGCTTGCTGCGTTTATGTGCAATATTCCTTAAGAACAGTCTGCTAAATTCTTAAtgctccatctgtctgtctcAGGCTACTCTGGAACACGAAGAGAGCAAAACTCTCCGGACCCAGCTGGAGCTTAACCAGATAAAAGCTGATATTGACAGGAAGCTAGCGGAGAAGGATGAAGAAATTGACAATCTTCGGTGGGTTTTCTAGATAAAGCTCAATTACACTCTTGCTGATCTGCAGGAGTTTTTTATTTGCgcctttttctccttttcaggcGGAACCACCAGAAAACGGTGGAGTCTATGCAGGCTACCTTGGATGCTGAGGCCAAGTCTCGCAACGAGGCAGTGCGCCTGAGGAAGAAGATGGAAGGCGACCTGAATGAGATGGAGGTGCAGTTGAACCACGCTAACAGGCAGGCCTCGGAGTCCCAGAAACTCCTCAGAAACCTACAGGTGCAGCTCAAGGTGAGTCCATAACTACAGCCAGTCAGTGAGCTCACCTGATGTGCCATTGCACTCTAATGACTTTCTCCACCTGACGCATGACTCCAGGACACTCAGCTAGAGCTGGATGAGACCACCCACAAGAACGAGGAGCTGAAGGAGCAGGTTGCAGTGACAGAGCG of Maylandia zebra isolate NMK-2024a linkage group LG5, Mzebra_GT3a, whole genome shotgun sequence contains these proteins:
- the myh7ba gene encoding myosin, heavy chain 7B, cardiac muscle, beta a isoform X1, producing the protein MSRFDVKEFGEASPFLRKSDLELLAMQTTAFDGKKRAWIPDEKEAYIEIEIKEVSGDKVIVETKDGRTLTVKDCDIQQMNPPKYDMIEDMAMLTHLNEASVLHNLRSRYSAWMIYTYSGLFCVTVNPYKWLPVYTAPVVAAYKGKRRSEAPPHIYSIADNAYNDMLRNRENQSMLITGESGAGKTVNTKRVIQYFAIVAALGDTPAKKGQGPATKTGGTLEDQIIEANPAMEAFGNAKTLRNDNSSRFGKFIRIHFGPTGKLASADIDIYLLEKSRVIFQQPGERSYHIYYQIMSQKKPELLDMLLVSSNPYDYHFCSQGVTTVENLNDGLELMATDHAMDILGFLPEEKYGCYKIVGAIMHFGNMKFKQKQREEQAEADGTENADKASYLMGVSSADLIKGLLHPRVKVGNEYVVKGQNVEQVTYAVGALAKATYDRMFKWLVGRINRTLYTSLPRQYFIGVLDIAGFEIFDLNSFEQLCINFTNEKLQQFFNHHMFILEQEEYKREGIEWTFIDFGLDLQACIDLIEKPLGIMSILEEECMFPKASDNSFKAKMYDNHLGKSPNFQKPRPDKKRKFEAHFELVHYAGVVPYNIFGWLDKNKDPLNETVVACFQKSANKLLASLYENYVGSDSAPDPKAGGKEKRKKAASFQTVSQLHKENLNKLMTNLRSTQPHFVRCIIPNETKTPGIMDAFLVLHQLRCNGVLEGIRICRKGFPNRILYAEFKQRYRILNPHAIPDDKFVDSRKAAEKLLASLDIDHSQYRFGHTKVFFKAGLLGHLEEMRDERLAKVLTLFQAAARGKIMRMELLKMTERREALMIIQWNIRAFNAVKHWPWMKLFFKIKPLLKSVANEKELASLKEELAKLKEALEKSEMKRKELEERQVSLIQEKNDLSLQLQAEQDNLADAEERCDLLIKTKIQLEAKVKELLERLEDEEEMSSNVLAKKRKLEDECAELKKDIDDLEITLAKLEKEKHATENKVKNLIEEMAALDETILKLTKEKKALQEAHQQTLDDLQAEEDKVNTLTKAKAKLEQQVDDLEGSLEQEKKLRMDLERVKRKLEGDLKLSLESVMDLENDKQQLEEKLKKKDFEMNEISTRIEDEQALSNQLQKKIKELQARIEELEEELEADRAYRAKVEKQRGDVARELEELSERLEEAGGATSAQIEMNKKREADFLKLRRDLEEAMLHHEATTAALRKKHADTVAELSEQIDSLQRVKQKLEKERSEAKMEADDLASTVEQLSRGKATSEKTCRLYEDQMNEAKAKVEELQRQLSETSTQKARAQAESAELGRKLEEREGMVSQLQRAKNSFSQSVEELKKQLEEENKAKSALAHALQSSRHDCDLLREQYDEEQETKADLQRALSKANAEVAQWRTKYETDAIQRTEELEEAKKKLVARLQEAEESVEASNAKCSSLEKTKHRLQTEIEDLVIDLERANAAAAALDRKQRNFDKVLAEWKQKYEESQSELETSQKESRGLSTELFKLKNTYEETLEHLETIKRENKNLQEEIADLSDQISQGGKTIHELEKIKKGLDIEKSEIQAALEEAEATLEHEESKTLRTQLELNQIKADIDRKLAEKDEEIDNLRRNHQKTVESMQATLDAEAKSRNEAVRLRKKMEGDLNEMEVQLNHANRQASESQKLLRNLQVQLKDTQLELDETTHKNEELKEQVAVTERRNNLLTAEVEELRAMLEQNDRSRKLAEHELLEATERVNLLHSQNTGLINQKKKLEGDLSVLSNEVDDAVQECRNAEEKAKKAITDAAMMAEELKKEQDTSAHLERMKKNMEQTIKDLQMRLNEAEQIALKGGKKQVQKLEARVKELENEFESEQKKSQEYQKGVRKYERRIKELSYQAEEDKKNLVRLQDLIDKLQAKVKSYKRQAEEAEDQVNTNMSKYRKLQHELDDAEERADMAESQVNKLRTRTRDQGTKLAE
- the myh7ba gene encoding myosin, heavy chain 7B, cardiac muscle, beta a isoform X2, with product MEAFGNAKTLRNDNSSRFGKFIRIHFGPTGKLASADIDIYLLEKSRVIFQQPGERSYHIYYQIMSQKKPELLDMLLVSSNPYDYHFCSQGVTTVENLNDGLELMATDHAMDILGFLPEEKYGCYKIVGAIMHFGNMKFKQKQREEQAEADGTENADKASYLMGVSSADLIKGLLHPRVKVGNEYVVKGQNVEQVTYAVGALAKATYDRMFKWLVGRINRTLYTSLPRQYFIGVLDIAGFEIFDLNSFEQLCINFTNEKLQQFFNHHMFILEQEEYKREGIEWTFIDFGLDLQACIDLIEKPLGIMSILEEECMFPKASDNSFKAKMYDNHLGKSPNFQKPRPDKKRKFEAHFELVHYAGVVPYNIFGWLDKNKDPLNETVVACFQKSANKLLASLYENYVGSDSAPDPKAGGKEKRKKAASFQTVSQLHKENLNKLMTNLRSTQPHFVRCIIPNETKTPGIMDAFLVLHQLRCNGVLEGIRICRKGFPNRILYAEFKQRYRILNPHAIPDDKFVDSRKAAEKLLASLDIDHSQYRFGHTKVFFKAGLLGHLEEMRDERLAKVLTLFQAAARGKIMRMELLKMTERREALMIIQWNIRAFNAVKHWPWMKLFFKIKPLLKSVANEKELASLKEELAKLKEALEKSEMKRKELEERQVSLIQEKNDLSLQLQAEQDNLADAEERCDLLIKTKIQLEAKVKELLERLEDEEEMSSNVLAKKRKLEDECAELKKDIDDLEITLAKLEKEKHATENKVKNLIEEMAALDETILKLTKEKKALQEAHQQTLDDLQAEEDKVNTLTKAKAKLEQQVDDLEGSLEQEKKLRMDLERVKRKLEGDLKLSLESVMDLENDKQQLEEKLKKKDFEMNEISTRIEDEQALSNQLQKKIKELQARIEELEEELEADRAYRAKVEKQRGDVARELEELSERLEEAGGATSAQIEMNKKREADFLKLRRDLEEAMLHHEATTAALRKKHADTVAELSEQIDSLQRVKQKLEKERSEAKMEADDLASTVEQLSRGKATSEKTCRLYEDQMNEAKAKVEELQRQLSETSTQKARAQAESAELGRKLEEREGMVSQLQRAKNSFSQSVEELKKQLEEENKAKSALAHALQSSRHDCDLLREQYDEEQETKADLQRALSKANAEVAQWRTKYETDAIQRTEELEEAKKKLVARLQEAEESVEASNAKCSSLEKTKHRLQTEIEDLVIDLERANAAAAALDRKQRNFDKVLAEWKQKYEESQSELETSQKESRGLSTELFKLKNTYEETLEHLETIKRENKNLQEEIADLSDQISQGGKTIHELEKIKKGLDIEKSEIQAALEEAEATLEHEESKTLRTQLELNQIKADIDRKLAEKDEEIDNLRRNHQKTVESMQATLDAEAKSRNEAVRLRKKMEGDLNEMEVQLNHANRQASESQKLLRNLQVQLKDTQLELDETTHKNEELKEQVAVTERRNNLLTAEVEELRAMLEQNDRSRKLAEHELLEATERVNLLHSQNTGLINQKKKLEGDLSVLSNEVDDAVQECRNAEEKAKKAITDAAMMAEELKKEQDTSAHLERMKKNMEQTIKDLQMRLNEAEQIALKGGKKQVQKLEARVKELENEFESEQKKSQEYQKGVRKYERRIKELSYQAEEDKKNLVRLQDLIDKLQAKVKSYKRQAEEAEDQVNTNMSKYRKLQHELDDAEERADMAESQVNKLRTRTRDQGTKLAE